In one Epinephelus lanceolatus isolate andai-2023 chromosome 19, ASM4190304v1, whole genome shotgun sequence genomic region, the following are encoded:
- the LOC144458741 gene encoding uncharacterized protein LOC144458741 — protein MAEVEDLQTEEEGVALEVEHVSSTEEAYVRVFYTTRGKQEDESLSVTQPLLQHKHQDSRDENHKADTQTATDGTDRKTSVPQELELAGRDEPGCSGSVRSLCSDSSRHECPICSERFTSQGDHRVTLLNCNHELCHHCVAGIMKRAKDQGRLRCPFCRQTTPLAQWEIRRLQEELYSNSFYEPGPPLILNPVPELQSVPVSQFCCFAVEGQLETHTHICGCCPSCTVRGLRLMRPHSLCLSMSALLLLFMMLLGYLLYMLVPVIIMNVLFSDG, from the coding sequence ATGGCTGAGGTAGAAGACCTTCAAACTGAGGAGGAAGGAGTTGCACTGGAAGTAGAGCATGTGTCGTCTACAGAGGAGGCTTATGTCAGAGTTTTTTACACCACGCGGGGCAAGCAAGAAGACGAGAGCCTCTCAGTCACACAGCCTCTGCTTCAGCACAAACATCAGGACAGCCGTGATGAGAATCACAAAGCAGACACGCAAACAGCGACAGATGGGACTGACCGAAAGACATCTGTTCCACAAGAGCTGGAATTGGCTGGCAGGGATGAGCCCGGCTGCAGTGGAAGTGTCAGGAGTTTGTGCAGTGACAGCAGTCGGCACGAGTGCCCCATCTGCAGCGAGCGGTTCACCTCGCAGGGAGATCACCGCGTCACCTTACTCAACTGCAACCATGAACTGTGCCACCACTGTGTGGCTGGCATCATGAAGCGCGCCAAAGACCAGGGCCGACTGCGGTGCCCCTTCTGTCGACAGACCACTCCGTTAGCGCAGTGGGAGATCAGAAGACTGcaggaggagttgtacagtaaCAGCTTTTATGAACCTGGACCACCCCTCATCCTCAATCCTGTCCCTGAACTTCAGTCTGTCCCAGTATCACAGTTTTGCTGCTTTGCTGTGGAGGGGcagctggagacacacacacacatatgtggaTGCTGCCCTTCCTGCACTGTCAGAGGCCTCAGACTGATGCGACCACACTCTCTGTGCTTGTCCATGAGtgccctgctgctgctcttcatgATGCTGCTGGGCTACCTCCTCTACATGCTTGTTCCTGTTATAATAATGAACGTGCTTTTCAGTGACGGCTGA